A single genomic interval of Sphingopyxis sp. CCNWLW2 harbors:
- a CDS encoding CHAP domain-containing protein yields the protein MTITGLLVSAPAAARDYLQCVPFARAESGVEIRGNAKTWWAQAAGTYQRGDEPRQGAVMAFAGTGGMPMGHVAVVKKIVSDREILIDHANWSPINGRRGQIERNVRVVDVSSDGDWSMVRVWYAPIGDLGLRANPVQGFIYADGEAGAPNKAPSFKAPVWAQNDWKPGNGLEFVAASLGQ from the coding sequence ATGACGATCACCGGCCTGCTCGTCAGCGCTCCGGCTGCTGCGCGCGACTATCTGCAGTGCGTCCCCTTTGCCCGCGCCGAATCGGGCGTCGAAATCCGCGGCAACGCCAAGACCTGGTGGGCGCAGGCCGCCGGCACCTATCAGCGCGGCGACGAGCCCCGCCAGGGTGCGGTGATGGCGTTCGCCGGCACCGGCGGCATGCCGATGGGCCATGTCGCGGTGGTCAAGAAGATCGTCAGCGACCGTGAAATCCTGATCGACCACGCCAACTGGTCGCCGATCAACGGCCGCCGCGGCCAGATCGAACGCAACGTCCGCGTCGTCGACGTCAGCTCGGATGGCGACTGGAGCATGGTCCGCGTGTGGTACGCGCCGATTGGCGACCTGGGCCTTCGCGCCAATCCGGTGCAGGGCTTCATCTACGCCGACGGCGAAGCGGGCGCACCGAACAAGGCCCCCAGCTTCAAGGCGCCCGTCTGGGCCCAGAACGACTGGAAACCCGGCAACGGCCTCGAATTCGTCGCGGCTTCGCTCGGCCAGTAA
- a CDS encoding DUF3297 family protein: MTDTPPDRMSTNPRSPHFDMEVLQRGIGIRFKGKERTDVEEYSISEGWIRVAAGKSKDRFGQAMTIKLSGEVEAWFEDTAAGEGDEA, from the coding sequence ATGACCGATACGCCCCCCGACCGCATGTCGACCAATCCGCGCTCGCCCCATTTCGATATGGAAGTGCTGCAGCGCGGCATCGGAATCCGCTTCAAGGGCAAGGAGCGCACCGACGTCGAGGAATATTCGATCTCCGAAGGCTGGATTCGCGTCGCCGCGGGCAAGTCGAAGGACCGCTTTGGCCAGGCGATGACGATCAAGCTGTCGGGCGAGGTCGAAGCCTGGTTCGAAGACACCGCCGCCGGTGAAGGCGACGAAGCCTAA
- a CDS encoding ShlB/FhaC/HecB family hemolysin secretion/activation protein: MRPLRYACAAAVVGALLLPAAALAAQPAATPLDGRPPLAPDRSRDPLPDPEAKPLSLGKVELGARPDVTIREIRFVGAGVPANVGRAAQRFVGKPASADNLAKLAAAMTRAYNRSSVALFTLVIPEQDLSGGIVTVASAEGYIGSVTLSGERDSGPAPLVGRMARSLTGQRPLPRARFERALGNIADIPGVTVTPSLALGGEQGAVALDLAIDAKKPTIGLGFTTRTSQFVNDGIVEANARGTSLLRSGDETRLTGAAAANLKSLLYLAASHSTPIGASGTRAEISAAALRTRPKGLAIDGEAWSTGLGVTHPLIRANRRNLVAAARIDYLDSKNALFGSTIAAEKTWTASGSLAFRLSEERTVVGARIGGAKGLDFAGARVDPGVGEVDFLYADASIEANQAIGKALVVRAAATGRWTRDRLPAAQRFSVGGATFGRAFDDGLVNGDRGYAAFGEFVLRPLRGGKLAKSEIYSFIDYADVTLLARTAIPKTGFTLGSWGGGVRLSWSENATIGLELADAWNQPVPGYDQDWRVALSWKLSLRP, translated from the coding sequence ATGCGCCCATTGCGCTACGCCTGCGCCGCGGCGGTGGTCGGAGCCCTGCTCCTCCCCGCCGCGGCGCTCGCGGCCCAGCCCGCGGCGACGCCGCTCGACGGCCGCCCGCCCCTCGCCCCCGACCGCAGCCGCGATCCGCTTCCCGATCCCGAGGCAAAACCGCTCTCGCTCGGCAAGGTCGAACTCGGCGCGCGGCCCGACGTCACCATCCGCGAAATCCGCTTCGTCGGTGCGGGCGTGCCCGCCAATGTCGGCCGCGCGGCGCAGCGTTTCGTCGGCAAGCCCGCGTCGGCGGACAATCTCGCGAAACTCGCCGCCGCGATGACGCGCGCGTACAATCGCTCGAGCGTCGCGCTTTTCACCCTCGTCATTCCCGAACAGGATCTGTCAGGCGGCATCGTCACCGTCGCCTCGGCCGAGGGCTATATCGGGTCGGTGACGCTGAGCGGCGAGCGCGACAGCGGCCCTGCCCCGCTAGTCGGCAGGATGGCGCGGAGCCTCACTGGCCAGCGTCCGTTACCGCGCGCGCGCTTCGAGCGCGCGCTTGGCAATATCGCCGACATTCCCGGCGTCACCGTCACCCCGTCGCTCGCGCTCGGCGGCGAACAGGGCGCGGTCGCGCTCGACCTCGCAATCGACGCGAAGAAGCCAACGATCGGCCTTGGCTTCACGACGCGCACGAGCCAGTTCGTGAACGACGGCATCGTCGAGGCGAACGCGCGCGGCACCAGCCTGCTGCGCAGCGGCGACGAAACGCGACTCACCGGCGCCGCAGCGGCCAACCTCAAATCCCTGCTCTACCTCGCCGCGAGCCATTCAACCCCGATCGGCGCCAGCGGCACGCGCGCCGAAATCTCGGCCGCGGCGCTGCGCACCCGTCCAAAGGGGCTCGCGATCGACGGTGAAGCATGGAGCACGGGGCTGGGCGTCACCCACCCGCTGATCCGCGCGAATCGACGCAATCTGGTCGCTGCGGCGCGGATCGACTATCTCGATTCAAAGAATGCGCTGTTCGGCTCGACGATCGCCGCCGAAAAGACCTGGACGGCGAGCGGCAGCCTCGCCTTTCGCCTCAGCGAAGAGCGCACCGTCGTCGGCGCGCGGATCGGCGGCGCCAAGGGGCTCGATTTCGCGGGCGCACGCGTCGATCCCGGCGTCGGCGAGGTGGATTTCCTCTATGCCGACGCCAGCATCGAGGCGAATCAGGCGATCGGCAAGGCCCTGGTCGTCCGTGCCGCCGCGACCGGCCGCTGGACGCGCGACCGCCTGCCCGCGGCGCAGCGTTTCAGCGTTGGCGGTGCCACCTTCGGCCGCGCGTTCGACGACGGCTTGGTCAATGGCGATCGCGGCTATGCCGCCTTTGGCGAATTCGTGCTGCGCCCGCTGCGCGGCGGCAAGCTGGCGAAGAGCGAGATTTACAGCTTCATCGACTATGCCGACGTCACGCTGCTCGCGCGCACGGCGATCCCGAAAACCGGGTTCACGCTCGGCAGCTGGGGCGGTGGCGTGCGCCTTTCCTGGTCCGAAAATGCCACCATCGGCCTCGAACTCGCCGACGCTTGGAACCAGCCGGTGCCCGGCTATGATCAGGACTGGCGCGTCGCGCTCAGTTGGAAATTGTCGCTTCGTCCGTGA
- the ligD gene encoding DNA ligase D translates to MAKRADPLAQYNAKRDFALTPEPAGKIAPGKGDRFIVQKHDATRLHYDFRLEVDGVLKSWAVTKGPSAAPADKRLAVRTEDHPMSYAEFEGAIPKGEYGGGTVMLWDRGTWAPIAGKSAKDIDKGHLHFTLDGERMKGEWLLVRMKPRPGEKRENWLLRKVDDAFSGGTDDLVGRELTSILTGRTMAEIAGDEGGEQSLKGAKGAAFTKKMQAAAAHNKRVAKPAAKGKPPKFRPLQLATLVDAVPGGNGWFHEIKYDGYRAEIAAAGSDVRVYTRNGLDWTDKFAPLVRHIAALDLPPCLIDGEIVAYGKDGNPDFSSLQAVLKRGHGAQDERTDLLFFAFDLLEEGGKSLAKLGNLERKERLEALLRHATPPVAVADHVIGAGEKLYAAMCGAGQEGIISKRADAAYSGRRSKNWVKVKCTRRQEFILVGWNPSSTKARPFASLLLAQREGDALVYKGNVGTGFDTDTMADLAKKFAARERKTAPLEVDAATTRKVHWLKPDLVAEIAFAEFTASGSVRHASFLGLRSDKEAKDVTPEKKQPAPAPESDVKISSRDRVIFPEAKATKGDLADYYAAIAPVMLPHTARRPISLVRCPQGRGKKCFFQKHDSGSFGEHVLHVPIKEKDGGHEDYLYVEDADGLLACVQMGTIEFHGWGSHVEALEKPDRMVFDLDPDEGLDFADVKKAALDIRRQLADIGLVSFAMLSGGKGVHIVVPLDPGHSWDAHKDFSKRFAEALSLAEPDRFTPTMSKAKRKGKIFIDYLRNQRGSTAIMPYSARAREQAPVAVPIGWDALADVEKAGHWTIKDGGDLLDRAASPELKGWGFANQVLPDF, encoded by the coding sequence ATGGCGAAGCGCGCCGATCCGCTCGCGCAATATAACGCCAAGCGCGATTTCGCGCTGACCCCCGAGCCCGCGGGCAAAATTGCCCCCGGTAAGGGCGACCGCTTCATCGTCCAGAAGCATGACGCGACGCGGCTCCATTACGACTTCCGGCTTGAGGTCGACGGCGTGCTCAAAAGCTGGGCGGTGACCAAGGGCCCGAGCGCCGCCCCCGCCGACAAGCGCCTCGCGGTGCGCACCGAAGATCATCCGATGAGCTATGCCGAGTTCGAGGGAGCGATCCCAAAGGGCGAATATGGTGGCGGCACCGTGATGCTGTGGGATCGTGGCACCTGGGCGCCGATCGCGGGCAAGAGCGCGAAGGACATCGACAAGGGCCATCTTCACTTCACTCTCGACGGCGAGCGAATGAAGGGCGAATGGCTGCTCGTCCGCATGAAGCCGCGCCCGGGCGAAAAGCGCGAGAACTGGCTGCTGCGCAAGGTCGATGATGCTTTTTCGGGCGGCACCGACGATCTTGTCGGCCGCGAACTCACGAGCATCCTCACCGGCCGTACGATGGCCGAAATCGCCGGCGACGAGGGCGGCGAACAATCATTGAAGGGCGCCAAGGGCGCGGCCTTCACGAAAAAGATGCAGGCGGCCGCCGCGCACAACAAGAGGGTCGCCAAACCCGCCGCGAAGGGCAAACCACCCAAATTCCGCCCGCTCCAGCTCGCGACGCTCGTCGACGCCGTCCCCGGTGGTAACGGCTGGTTCCACGAAATCAAATATGACGGCTACCGCGCCGAAATCGCTGCCGCGGGATCGGACGTGCGCGTCTACACGCGCAATGGCCTAGACTGGACCGACAAATTCGCCCCGCTCGTCCGCCACATCGCCGCGCTGGACCTGCCGCCGTGCCTGATCGACGGCGAGATCGTCGCCTATGGCAAGGACGGCAATCCCGACTTCTCGTCGCTGCAAGCGGTGCTCAAGCGCGGCCACGGCGCGCAGGACGAGAGAACGGACCTGCTCTTCTTCGCCTTTGACCTGCTCGAAGAAGGCGGAAAATCGCTCGCCAAGCTCGGCAATCTCGAACGCAAGGAGCGGCTCGAAGCGCTGCTTCGCCACGCAACCCCGCCCGTCGCCGTCGCCGATCATGTCATCGGCGCAGGCGAAAAGCTCTACGCCGCGATGTGCGGTGCGGGGCAGGAAGGCATCATATCGAAACGCGCCGATGCGGCCTATTCGGGACGCCGGTCGAAAAATTGGGTGAAGGTCAAATGCACGCGGCGGCAGGAATTCATCCTCGTCGGCTGGAACCCCTCATCGACCAAGGCGCGCCCCTTCGCCTCGCTCCTCCTCGCGCAGCGCGAGGGCGATGCCCTTGTCTACAAAGGCAATGTCGGCACCGGCTTCGACACCGACACGATGGCCGACCTCGCGAAGAAGTTCGCCGCCCGCGAACGCAAGACCGCGCCGCTCGAAGTCGATGCCGCAACCACGCGCAAGGTCCATTGGCTCAAACCCGATCTCGTCGCCGAAATCGCCTTCGCCGAATTTACCGCGAGCGGATCGGTGCGCCACGCAAGCTTCCTCGGCCTGCGCAGCGACAAGGAGGCAAAAGACGTGACCCCCGAAAAGAAGCAGCCTGCACCCGCTCCGGAAAGCGACGTGAAGATCAGCAGCCGCGACCGCGTGATCTTTCCCGAGGCGAAGGCGACCAAGGGCGACCTCGCCGATTATTATGCCGCGATCGCGCCGGTCATGCTCCCACACACCGCGCGCCGCCCGATCAGCCTCGTCCGTTGTCCGCAGGGGCGCGGCAAGAAATGCTTCTTCCAGAAACATGATTCGGGTTCGTTCGGCGAACATGTGCTGCATGTCCCGATCAAGGAGAAGGACGGCGGGCACGAGGATTATCTCTACGTCGAGGACGCCGACGGCCTGCTCGCCTGCGTCCAGATGGGGACGATCGAATTCCACGGTTGGGGCAGCCATGTCGAAGCGCTGGAAAAGCCCGACCGCATGGTGTTCGACCTCGACCCCGACGAGGGACTCGATTTCGCCGACGTGAAGAAAGCCGCGCTCGACATCCGCCGCCAGCTCGCCGACATCGGGCTGGTCAGCTTCGCGATGCTCTCGGGCGGAAAGGGCGTGCATATCGTCGTCCCGCTCGATCCGGGGCACAGCTGGGACGCGCACAAGGATTTCTCGAAACGCTTCGCCGAGGCGCTGAGCCTCGCCGAACCCGACCGCTTCACCCCGACGATGAGCAAGGCGAAGCGCAAGGGCAAGATTTTCATCGATTACCTGCGCAACCAGCGCGGCAGCACCGCGATCATGCCCTATTCGGCGCGCGCGCGCGAACAGGCGCCCGTCGCGGTGCCGATCGGCTGGGATGCGCTCGCCGATGTCGAAAAAGCGGGGCATTGGACGATCAAGGATGGCGGGGACCTGCTCGACCGCGCCGCGAGCCCCGAACTCAAAGGTTGGGGATTTGCGAACCAGGTGCTTCCGGATTTCTAG
- a CDS encoding hemerythrin domain-containing protein has protein sequence MPLSHEIERLRAEHAALIALARIVTELTNTPGPPQLTELASARGRLREMLVRHLKCEDWILYPRLRATGDPDLMHITREFELEMGDLAADYVAYDDTWTPKRVEAKWAEFGRETAAIFGLLALRIEREERELYPLADKLYVAAAALGPAITDEATISN, from the coding sequence ATGCCTTTGAGCCACGAAATAGAGCGACTGCGCGCCGAACATGCGGCGCTGATCGCGCTGGCGCGGATCGTGACCGAACTGACCAACACCCCGGGGCCGCCGCAGCTGACCGAGCTCGCGTCGGCCCGCGGGCGGCTTCGCGAGATGCTGGTGCGCCACCTGAAATGCGAGGACTGGATCCTCTATCCGCGCCTGCGGGCGACCGGCGACCCGGACCTGATGCACATCACGCGCGAATTCGAACTGGAAATGGGCGATCTGGCGGCGGACTATGTCGCCTATGACGACACATGGACCCCCAAAAGGGTCGAGGCCAAATGGGCGGAATTCGGCCGCGAGACGGCAGCGATCTTCGGCTTGCTGGCGTTGCGGATCGAACGCGAGGAGCGCGAACTCTACCCGCTTGCCGACAAGCTTTATGTCGCGGCCGCGGCGCTCGGTCCGGCGATCACGGACGAAGCGACAATTTCCAACTGA
- a CDS encoding TonB-dependent receptor yields MTIQFRNRLRAGAASIAALAMLAATPAFAEDAAADAAESADVAEIVVLGQGQARQVQELGAADIALEVSGISPLKAIDKLPGVNFQAADPFGAYEWSARISIRGFSQNQLGFTLDGVPLGDMNYGNHNGLHISRAIISENVGRVEVAQGAGSLAAASTSNLGGTIEFFSRQPAEELGVEVSGTYGSDETKRIFARIDSGEIAPGGPRLSLSYAWADADKWKGNGVQRQDQVNARIVQPVGDGQFFGFVNYSNRRENDYQDLSADMIGRLGYQWDNFAKDWDTAVQVAKVYQNQVARAAYNTGVANGSLPLGTPYVAPYAGAGEAFPAPVQTVDDAYYDASGLRKDWLAGVGVEAPLGEYWTLKAMGYYHGNKGRGLWFTPYVTTPGGAPMTIRTTEYDIERYGIVTSSLFEVGNNKFEIGMWYEDNAFNQARRFYGLANTTGAPSRGSLKFPKDPLATQWEFDFNTQTLQYHVQDTLDLGSFQINAGWKGLRVTNLATPIVRGGLASGKTEAKDWFLPQVGLLYRLNDDNELFTSYTENIRAFESSATGGPFATTQAGFDALDLKPETSTTYELGFRTKSSRFQGVIAGYYVDFKDRIIAFANGSGIQGNPAILSNVGDVRSWGVEAAGTFRVTPELSLFASYAYNDSEYQDDVVTAAGAVVAATAGKTVVNSPRHLAKGEITWDNGDFFARVGANYTSKRYYSYENDAEVGGFVIVDASIGYRLNERISIQANATNLFDKEYVSTIGTNGFANRGDSQTLLTGAPQQFFVTLKAGF; encoded by the coding sequence ATGACCATTCAATTCAGGAACCGCCTGCGGGCCGGGGCTGCCTCGATCGCTGCGCTCGCCATGCTGGCCGCGACGCCGGCCTTCGCCGAAGACGCCGCGGCCGATGCGGCCGAAAGCGCCGATGTCGCAGAGATTGTCGTGCTCGGTCAGGGGCAGGCGCGTCAGGTGCAGGAACTGGGCGCCGCCGACATCGCACTCGAAGTGTCGGGGATCAGCCCGCTGAAAGCCATCGACAAGCTGCCCGGGGTCAATTTCCAGGCGGCCGACCCGTTCGGCGCCTATGAATGGTCGGCGCGCATCTCGATCCGCGGCTTTTCGCAGAACCAGCTCGGCTTCACGCTCGACGGCGTCCCGCTCGGCGATATGAACTATGGCAACCACAACGGTCTGCACATCAGCCGCGCGATCATCAGCGAGAATGTCGGCCGGGTCGAAGTCGCGCAGGGCGCGGGCTCGCTCGCCGCGGCGTCGACGAGCAACCTCGGCGGCACGATCGAATTCTTCTCGCGCCAACCCGCCGAAGAACTCGGCGTCGAAGTGTCGGGCACTTATGGCAGCGACGAGACCAAGCGTATCTTCGCGCGCATCGACAGCGGCGAGATCGCGCCCGGCGGGCCGCGCCTGTCGCTGAGCTATGCTTGGGCTGATGCCGACAAGTGGAAGGGCAATGGCGTCCAGCGTCAGGATCAGGTCAACGCGCGCATCGTCCAGCCCGTTGGCGACGGCCAGTTCTTCGGCTTCGTCAACTATTCGAACCGCCGCGAGAACGACTATCAGGACCTCAGCGCCGACATGATCGGCCGCCTCGGTTATCAGTGGGACAATTTCGCGAAGGATTGGGACACGGCGGTTCAGGTCGCCAAAGTCTATCAGAATCAGGTCGCGCGCGCGGCGTATAACACCGGCGTCGCCAACGGCAGCCTGCCGCTCGGGACGCCCTATGTCGCGCCCTATGCCGGGGCCGGCGAGGCATTCCCCGCGCCGGTCCAGACGGTCGACGACGCCTATTATGACGCGTCGGGGCTGCGTAAGGACTGGCTGGCCGGCGTCGGCGTCGAGGCGCCGCTCGGCGAATACTGGACGCTGAAGGCGATGGGCTATTACCACGGCAACAAGGGCCGCGGCCTGTGGTTCACGCCCTATGTCACGACCCCCGGCGGCGCGCCGATGACGATCCGCACCACCGAATATGACATCGAACGTTATGGTATCGTCACCTCCAGCCTGTTCGAGGTGGGCAACAACAAGTTCGAAATCGGCATGTGGTACGAGGATAACGCCTTCAATCAGGCGCGGCGCTTCTACGGCCTTGCCAACACGACCGGCGCGCCGAGCCGCGGCAGCCTGAAATTCCCCAAGGATCCGCTCGCGACCCAGTGGGAGTTCGATTTCAACACCCAGACGCTGCAATATCATGTGCAGGACACGCTCGACCTTGGCAGCTTCCAGATCAATGCGGGCTGGAAGGGGCTGCGCGTCACCAACCTTGCGACGCCGATCGTGCGCGGCGGGCTCGCGTCGGGGAAGACCGAGGCGAAGGACTGGTTCCTGCCGCAGGTGGGGCTGCTCTATCGCCTGAACGACGATAACGAGCTGTTCACGAGCTATACCGAGAATATCCGCGCCTTCGAATCGTCGGCGACGGGCGGTCCCTTCGCCACGACCCAGGCGGGTTTCGACGCGCTCGATCTGAAGCCCGAAACCTCGACGACCTACGAGCTCGGCTTCCGCACCAAATCGTCGCGCTTTCAGGGCGTGATCGCGGGCTATTATGTCGACTTCAAGGATCGTATCATCGCGTTCGCCAACGGGTCGGGCATTCAGGGCAATCCGGCGATCCTCAGCAACGTCGGCGACGTCCGCTCGTGGGGCGTCGAGGCGGCTGGCACGTTCCGCGTCACCCCCGAACTCTCGCTCTTCGCCTCCTATGCGTACAACGACTCCGAATATCAGGACGATGTCGTGACCGCGGCGGGCGCGGTCGTCGCGGCGACTGCGGGCAAGACGGTGGTCAATTCGCCGCGCCATCTCGCCAAGGGCGAAATCACCTGGGACAATGGCGATTTCTTCGCGCGCGTCGGCGCCAACTACACGTCGAAGCGCTATTATTCGTACGAGAATGACGCCGAGGTCGGCGGGTTCGTGATCGTCGACGCCAGCATCGGTTACCGTCTCAACGAGCGCATCTCGATCCAGGCCAATGCGACGAACCTGTTCGACAAGGAATATGTGTCGACGATCGGGACGAACGGCTTCGCCAACCGCGGTGATAGTCAGACCTTGCTGACGGGTGCGCCGCAACAGTTCTTTGTGACGTTGAAGGCCGGTTTCTAA
- the ku gene encoding non-homologous end joining protein Ku: MAARAYWKGQIRLALVSIPVEIYSATKSGAAVTFRQIHEPSGKPVKYEKVVPGIGAIDHDDIVKGFELSKGNYVLLDEEEIEAVRLESKRTLELVQFVDTDAIDVLYYTKPYYVVPADELAEEAYIVLREALRRTKKVGLGQLALRGQEQLVALRPCGRGLVLEVLRYADEVNKAANYFRDVGSSKPDADLLDLAETLIGKKSGKFDASDYHNHYVDALKRVIAKKAKAKGKRVLEDVEEPAEVSRGSNVIDLMAALKASVDGKKKAPAAEEKKTPAKKVPAKKAPARKRA, translated from the coding sequence ATGGCCGCACGCGCTTACTGGAAGGGGCAGATCCGGCTCGCGCTGGTATCGATCCCGGTCGAAATCTATTCGGCGACCAAATCGGGCGCCGCGGTCACCTTTCGCCAGATCCACGAACCGAGCGGCAAGCCGGTCAAATATGAGAAGGTCGTGCCGGGCATCGGCGCGATCGACCATGACGATATCGTCAAGGGCTTCGAACTGTCGAAAGGCAATTATGTGCTGCTCGACGAAGAAGAGATCGAGGCGGTCAGGCTCGAGAGCAAACGCACCCTGGAGCTCGTCCAGTTCGTCGACACCGACGCGATCGACGTCCTTTATTACACCAAGCCCTATTATGTCGTCCCCGCCGACGAGCTTGCCGAAGAAGCCTATATTGTCCTCCGCGAAGCGCTCAGACGCACGAAGAAGGTCGGTCTCGGCCAGCTCGCGCTGCGCGGGCAGGAGCAGCTTGTCGCGCTGCGCCCCTGCGGGCGCGGCCTCGTGCTCGAAGTGCTGCGCTATGCCGACGAGGTGAACAAGGCGGCGAATTATTTTCGCGACGTCGGGAGCAGCAAACCCGACGCCGACCTGCTCGACCTCGCCGAAACGCTGATCGGCAAGAAGAGCGGCAAGTTCGACGCAAGCGACTATCACAATCATTATGTCGACGCGCTCAAGCGCGTGATCGCCAAAAAGGCGAAGGCGAAGGGCAAGCGCGTGCTCGAGGATGTCGAGGAACCCGCCGAGGTCTCGCGCGGCTCGAACGTGATCGACCTGATGGCGGCGCTGAAAGCCTCGGTCGACGGCAAGAAGAAAGCCCCCGCCGCCGAGGAAAAGAAGACGCCCGCCAAGAAGGTCCCGGCGAAGAAGGCACCCGCCCGAAAGCGCGCCTGA